A single window of Syntrophobacterales bacterium DNA harbors:
- a CDS encoding nucleotidyltransferase domain-containing protein: protein MRLSEKSVNAVKDAVRSAFPGQARVILFGSRFFDDRRGGDIDLLVISDLPQGTREAAKIKAIVKMQMALGDQKIDVVVTADPARDSRPVVKEALLNGVEL from the coding sequence GGCTATCCGAAAAAAGTGTCAATGCCGTGAAAGATGCTGTTCGTTCCGCATTTCCCGGTCAGGCAAGAGTTATTCTCTTTGGCTCCCGGTTTTTTGACGACAGACGCGGGGGCGACATCGACCTGCTGGTAATCAGCGATTTGCCGCAAGGTACAAGGGAAGCGGCTAAAATCAAGGCAATCGTAAAAATGCAGATGGCTCTGGGAGATCAGAAAATAGATGTGGTTGTTACTGCCGACCCCGCCCGGGACTCGCGCCCGGTGGTAAAAGAAGCGCTGCTTAACGGGGTTGAATTATGA